GTCGACGACGTGACAATCTCGTGCTGTCTGTGTGGTCAGGACTTCAACTCGCGTCGCAGCATCAGGCGTCACTGTCGCAAGATGCACCAGACCAAACTCGAGGAGCTCCGGAAGTTCACCGAGACACGCACAGTACCCACCAGCCTGCTCTCTATGGTCAAAGGTAAATGGTCACACATTCTAACGCATATGTAACACCCACTATCACATAAGTGGTCACCTGACGAGAAAGATGGTGAAACTATGCTGAAAAGAGCTTTTATACTCGCATATAATGGTTGGTCAAGAGGAACTGGTACACAAATATTTGAGTTTTGCTTTTCAGTACTACACtgacgttaaaaaaaacaaaactaattatTCTTGTTGATGTTGAAGGTCGGCCGAGGACTCTCAGCACACCGACTGGAAAATCCTGCCCAGTGTGCCTCAAATCCTTTGCTACCAAAGCCAACGTGCGGCGTCACTTTGACGAGGTGCACCGCGGTCTGCGGAGGGACACCAACTCGCCCAGCGTGACCCCGCGGCCGAGCCAGCCCCTGCCCGTGGAGGCCACGCCACCCAAAAAGAGCAGCAGTTACTCGCCGACACGTGGCCACAATTCCAAGTCCGCCACTTTGAACTCTAAACCGACATCTTCAAACCAAAACCAAGCCAAACCTCAGAGTCAGCCGTCTGCCACTCCACAGGCAAACCCGGTCTCATGTCGCTGCACGCTCTGCAAGAGGAATTACAGCTCTCAGGTTGGTTTTTTTGTCACTAGTTGCATTTCAGAGCTCATCTAGCTCATCATCCTctagttacttttttatttgatctgtCTTAACTGTTGCTTTTGTCTTTGGGTTTTCAAATGAGCCAAATGCAAAAGCAGAATTTGTGGGCACACACTTGCATGGATGtactttatgtcattttaaaagatgttataatctttcattttatttctgtattccAGCTCATGTTGAAGAGACACATGCGTATTGTCCACAAAGTATACAGTGTAAAAAGTAACAGATCTGCTGCCACAAAacctcctgctgctccagcgGCTCCAGCACCTCCAGtcgctccagcagctccagcggCTCCAGTAGCTCcgtctgtcagcagcagcagcagcaccaacgTAGGCTCAAGCAACAGCATCCgagtgaaggaggaggcagTAGAGCCTTCAGATGAcgatgacgaggaggaggataGTGACAGCAGCTCTGCCCCGTCTCCGAGTGACAGCACTGGGATGACTAAAGGTATTTCTGTGGCTCAAAACTCCTTGAAGGTGAAGGAAGAGGAAGCACCGCAGAGCCCAAAGACCATGTCGTCGTCCTCGTCGTCGTCCTCACGCGGGGGAGGTGTGTGCAGCGGAGCCGTCACCACCAAAATCCCCAAACTCTCGGTGGGCTTTGACTTCAAGCAGCTCTTCTGTAAGCTGTGTAAGCGACAGTTCAGCTCACGGCAGAACTTGACAAAGCACATTGAGCTGCACACAGACGGCAACGACATCTTCATCAAGTTCTACCGCTGCCCGCTCTGTCGCTACGAGTCGCGGCGCAAGCGCGACGTCCTGCGGCACGTGACCGTCGTCCACAAGAAGTCGTCCACGTACCTCGCCAAGATCATGCCCAAACTGGAGAGCCGGGCGGTGAAGAGGCTCGCAGAGGCGGTGCTCAACAGCACGAGTCCCAACAAGAGGACAAGCGCCAGCGTGAAGGAGGAAGTCAACGGACGTCCCACCTCTTCATCGTCCCCCTGTCCTTCTCCACCCGTCACACGCAAACAAGAAGGCTCCGCCGCGGCCCCGACTTCCTCTTCGGCGACCccctcctcttcgtcctccgCACCCCCTACCGCCCCAGCCACCCGAAAACAGCAAGACGTCCCATCGCTGCCGTTAACGCCGTCCCCTCCGGTCACCCGCAAGCAGGAGAGACAGCAGAGCCACCAGCATCGCCCCACCAGCCCGCCACTGACCCGGCGCAGTGAAAAACACACGCACCTAcgcaactcctcctcctccacatccacctccacctccacctcatcGCCCAGCATCCAAGCGCCGCACACGCGGCGACACGACGCACAGTCGGAGAGCAGCAACGCGGGGACGACCTCCACCGAGGTCAGGGTGACCAAGAATTTCTCCCTCCATGCGTGTGACCAGTGTGGACGAGCTTTTGCAAAGAaggtatttatatatttctttgAAATTTCAATTTCTGCTTcataataaacaaaaacctCAAATGTTCTGTTGTCATATACTGTTTGCcttattttctttctaaatTGGAGATGTGTAGATtcatatcagtctgatactggcCAGAGGAACTGAATCAGATATTGCATAAAGATAAATAAGTCCTAAATATGGTATAACTGCTTTAATGAATGCGCGCAGCATGCTGTAAACAGAGAGAGATCTCTACCACCACATGTGAGTGAGGGCTTTTTTgccatttgaaaacaaacaaacaaacacagctcattTTAATATGTGAAGAAATCAGTAAATGGTTGAAATATCTGcgtttttattgctttgttaTCCGACACGTAAGGTGATTCTGCTAAGGAGACGAGCAAGTATCTGCATAATGAGCacatatacattttcttctctttcttttttgtatcaGCTCTATCTGGAGTCTCACAAGAGAAGCCACCGCAATGCAACGACAGCAGCAGCCAACAAGAGGAAAGGAGT
The nucleotide sequence above comes from Solea senegalensis isolate Sse05_10M linkage group LG3, IFAPA_SoseM_1, whole genome shotgun sequence. Encoded proteins:
- the znf800b gene encoding zinc finger protein 800b, whose translation is MVKVQKSSGRKSSHCRRRQSGGQAEMEDDQFHSETQHATQEQPHGGDQSSDQAQLQTTAQSENGDQREMPMDFQDSAAQAKRLWKPIPPLLPEPDHHGGTTTETRDQSCQTEEQLQQTSASNYSHNTGVCTEPGDPPLLQQPLHTSKSGIQQIIECFRSGTSQLRHMLLREVDTIFECRMCRSLFRGLPNLITHKEYYCLSRLPDPDGSSGEDRQSAAMKDLLDAIYPRAERPDFVVRLEPIQTTTKAVFQYLSTEDELTRYPSRTTSARQSPVAWEGEAVESGDQANQRGATESHGSPAQNQGQRRWEGEEETKDEQPQPEDEGSTSGVDDVTISCCLCGQDFNSRRSIRRHCRKMHQTKLEELRKFTETRTVPTSLLSMVKGRPRTLSTPTGKSCPVCLKSFATKANVRRHFDEVHRGLRRDTNSPSVTPRPSQPLPVEATPPKKSSSYSPTRGHNSKSATLNSKPTSSNQNQAKPQSQPSATPQANPVSCRCTLCKRNYSSQLMLKRHMRIVHKVYSVKSNRSAATKPPAAPAAPAPPVAPAAPAAPVAPSVSSSSSTNVGSSNSIRVKEEAVEPSDDDDEEEDSDSSSAPSPSDSTGMTKGISVAQNSLKVKEEEAPQSPKTMSSSSSSSSRGGGVCSGAVTTKIPKLSVGFDFKQLFCKLCKRQFSSRQNLTKHIELHTDGNDIFIKFYRCPLCRYESRRKRDVLRHVTVVHKKSSTYLAKIMPKLESRAVKRLAEAVLNSTSPNKRTSASVKEEVNGRPTSSSSPCPSPPVTRKQEGSAAAPTSSSATPSSSSSAPPTAPATRKQQDVPSLPLTPSPPVTRKQERQQSHQHRPTSPPLTRRSEKHTHLRNSSSSTSTSTSTSSPSIQAPHTRRHDAQSESSNAGTTSTEVRVTKNFSLHACDQCGRAFAKKLYLESHKRSHRNATTAAANKRKGVSTRSKSLIW